ttaaaaatgttttcaattacCACAGTTAGAATTAGATAAATATCAATAGAAACAATTCTTAAGGTGGTCATGGGATGTGAACCCACCCCACACACATACAAACGCTTGTATAAAATTTTTCAGTTAgcccaattttaaaaatgttatctatgGGTAGAATATTGTGTGAGAAATCAAAGAAAACTTTAGTAAACTTACCTGTTTCAGTGGAGAGTGGTTCAGTGATCTTTGTGGGAGTTTGGACagttaaatctaagattttaaaatgtaatacaaaattcctcataaCTTTCtcaacctttatcaaaaaaaaaaaaatgtctacaagcaaatcaaatgaaatttttatgatcgattgaagttcatatttttacaagactggatattcactcgatttctcatgaagcaattttcttattttgttgtaatttaaaaacttataaccCTACACACTTGaggatttatatcatattttaaaatattttataaatataataggtttacTTTACACCAACAGCTGAATACTAATAcagtagtataattaataatatataatttttatcataaacgtgagtatataatatatatttactatgaaCCTTAAGTTTTACTTCACacaatttcaaaatcaatattattcaaattgtaaatttcatttataaaaaggtttttaaccaatgtaaataataagtaagcGGTAGATtcacttacatttttacataaaagtATCAAACATTACTCTTGCTATTGTTCATCTAACAGCAGAATATATTGATACATTTATGAATCATGtatcgatttaaaaaaaggaaACCAAAGAAGTACAATACAAAGACCGGCTATAGGAAATTatgtttacttatttttttattattattcaagtataatataaaaattggatacttatatttaaaattaaatgcctaatttaatgtaaatttgtatttatttacgcTAAAGCATGAGCGCATTCacatttattaatgaaatataaaagataggtatacaattgaaagttatttaaatacaatgagATAATTATAATGTCAACTTATATCTTATACATGTACTTGGaaaagtcaaaaatataattccatCACATGGTGGAAAGGCATGACAAGGGTCAATGTAGTAtggtatttgattaaaatagtgAAAACATCATCACGCTAAACTGTAATAATAAGTGTGTCTACACAAGACAAACAACATAGGGTATTGGAGAACAACCAACATTTTTGAAAGACTGATGCTCAATTTACATCAATTGCGTTCACCATAAATCATTTACAACACCTCCCATTAATAGTTTAACAACCGCCGGATATAGTCcgagaaaaaatatgttttttaactcAATGTATGTTGTGAATAATCTATAACAGACCTTAACTAACAGCATTACACTGATGTTAGCCCTTGTCATTTAAAACTtccccaaatatatatgtaaaaaaatgttaactatttACATTAGGTAAATCTTAAATTACTACTAGGTAATGTTAATAACTGCACAGGATCTGCACCAATTTCTTTATCTAGCTAAGGATCTTGAGTGCCTCCTGAATGATCCTGGGAGTGGTTGTCCTTTTTTGGCATCCATTTAATATCACTTCCTTCCAATATGAATCTTGGTCGTTTATAATGTTCTGAACTAACCAGCTGTTCAAGGATCTTAGGCGTCACACAAATCACATTTTGGTCTTTCCAGTACTTCACCAAGTTCATAGATCCCAACGTTGAAATGATATCCGTTTGAGTAATACTAGTCATCTCACtagaataaattatgtaaactatTAACTGCTCTCCTCGTcatcaataattgttaataaacgTATACCTTaagtttttaattgataaagatCCACGAGCATTTTTCAGAATTTCCAACAGTATCCACGACCAATAAGATCTGTATGACAATTTACCAAGATCACTCAATGGCTTTTCAGGACTGGCTACAAGTCCTTCCAACTTGCTCAATTCATAGCTGAACGCTATTAATAGTTTACCATAACCTTTTTTCTGGAATGGTGGCATTGTTAATATACAAGCTACATTGTAGCATTCTTGTGACTCTTTTTCCTAAAATCGaaaaaagtcaatttttaatattcacaatttaattttttttttttatgaaaaatttaataagtagacatacttttgaaaaatatccaaTAAAATGTTCACCATCTTTGTCAACTTTCCAAAGgatgtaaaacaaaaatggttCAACATCAAAGTAGATTGTTTTATGGTCTAAAAATAACTTAGCCAACAGACAAAGATTCTGACAGTACAATTTGTGTTGACTGGAATTCACTTCCCAGATTGATAATGATTCTTTATGGTACACTTCAACACCGGGGGGGTTTTTCCATTTGCATTGGGTCTAAAATTTGACACAACAGttataagacaaaaaaaaattattattatatttaatttaatgccgACCATATGGTATCTGAATGATTTTTCTAGTTTGcagtattttaaacaatatttacaaatccaaattttagattcttttTGGTATTCATCTGGAAATGGACTAAAATACCACGTGTCAATTTCAAAGATTCCCAACTGTActttattgatgtatttaattttagttatcgCCTCGTGCTCTTTTTCCAATGCAGATGTAGTTGGATCCATTTCTTCATAAgactagttaaaataaaatacaatgaaatcCATTTAAATGTCTACAATTATTTCTTtagacaatttttgttttacatttttcgtaatacctagttacatttaattttttttttttttttaatatggtatAGTTTAAGCAGACTAGtacataaatttttatatttaaaaagagcccactacaataataaacaaacaatattaactTATTTCCAGAGATCTTAAGAGGATGCAGCACTcaatttgttttcttttccaACCCATGCAAAACAtagaaaatttacaatagtaaatttaactattatctgtgtttttttgcttttataaattatagggcagaaaaatttaaaaatcgttaGCCAGAGTCCAAACacagataacattttaattttaagtttgttAATAGAAAATAGATCAATACCCAATTGTTGTATTAAATCAAACAACAGTTTTGGTTTTGTTGATGTGAATTTAGTATGTTGCTTAAGGGTCATAGAGAGAAACAAAGTTTGCTGACATCCTTTTACAGCAGGGGCCAGCAAACAAGGGCCCGTGTCGCAATTTTATGAGACTcgcgattataatttataattggtataaaaatatggaatatcCCATTATGTTAGTtgataatgttaattataaattaatataccaaaCAGCGatgaaacttaaataaattaaactaaacttTGTTTAACATCTaaactgtaaaatgtaaataaattaaggtgtaaattttaatttttttttattttttggcccTTGACACCAAAAAAATTGCCGACCCCTGTTTTACAGTATGCAATATGGCTAACATTAATACAAGATAACCTTTAacaatatgcatttatttaacattatgataaaagattaaattaatattatttattaaataacaagtTCCCTAActttatactttaataacaatattcaataaaGGTAAACGTGTTGATTGAGTATCTACGCGCAAGCCAAAATGGCATACGACAGAATTTTAAACCCACAAATGCATACCATGTGTTATTCTAAATAAGTTACTgagtttgaatatttataacattatacataattacaaaaatcataacAGTCTAGCAATTTAATTTGATCATACagtaatatagtgtataattttTACCATTGGAACTTGATTTATCTCGTCGCGTCTACGTTTTTGGTTCCTTGTCATCTTTCTGTCGGACTGATTTAGAacatctacatttttattaacatcattctgtttccaatttttctCAGAAATATCAGATCTTGAATTCCTTATcctaaatcataatttgaagttttaatttttaattgcctACTGTACATCAAAATTAAATGATTCTTACCTATCTCTCGGTACCCATTGATCCAATCTTCGGTCGCACCCTtcataatgtacataatactcAAAACGCTTTTCTGTATCATTGAACCTCGTATGTAAGACTTCAGCGGAATCTAAAGATTAACAGAcaaagaaaacatattttatttattaatcggtaacataatattaagaaaatatgtaaaaatacttatcaagttattgatcaataataagttgtcaattttttttcctgtttaaaaaaagaatttcaaTATTTGTGCTTATCATACGGGAAcgaacatgaaaatattttgaggtTACAGAGGTcttaacacaaatatatatatttatgatatatgtatatataattatcgtatataattcataataagaCCTCTGCCAGAATGAGAGGCAATGATAAAAAACAGTCTTTCTGTCTTCCTCATTCCACCACACTTCccactattttattaatgtagtCATGGCCTATCTATGGTCGAAAACGtcatatgcaaataataaataatatggtcGAAAACGAACAAAAGAATGACGAGTCAACGACCCAGGTGTGGCGCTTTGCGTTTGTCGGACGACCTACATATTGAATGCCGCCGGTGTTGTCGTTTTACACATAGTCGGGCGtcggaaaacaaaataacaatcgTGGAAACAGTGTATAtatcatagacataatataataataatatgatgttgcgCACCGGCCGACGACTATAGATTGCACAGCATTTCGTCAGCGATGGGTGGTGGCATCAGCGTTCCAAACCATACGATAATacgataattttacaaaaaaaatttattatcatcaatttacatttaggtaattaataggtgtataaattaaaatagaaatacaataattttttaaaatcacaataaattttctttaaaattgtatagatttaGAGCAACAAAGCAACAGTACAAATAGCTGTTAATAGTGTTGAAGAACATTCTTAAAGAAATAATCAAGTTTTTGATACGAAAATTATTCGCTAAATTTTGctaaatacgataatattttagatgGTGTACGATGTATCTATCAAAAGAGGTTGGCAACACTGTGTGGCATGGCAGCGCTACGAGCCCGCACCCGCACGAGCACGGCGACTTCCAGCGAATCGCGCTtacgcacacacgcacaaaaaTCACGTTGCGTGGCAACCTAACCTTGATTGATGGTTCCTGGCGGTGGCTTCAAAAGGAGgataacaaaaatgtatctttaCGCATCGATCGATCAACTACCCCATATTatcaatactataatagttagtTATTAATAACATCCAGCCGATTGTGTGTACTCACGCAACGAGTCATCGTGTCGGCGGACCATGCAGTGTTCGCCCACGTCCAGCGGGCCGGCTTCCGATGAATCCTCGGGCTTCTTCCTCTTCGACGAGCTGTTAGCGGTTTTCGGGTCGTTCGGGCCTTTGGCGTTCCGCTGTTGTTGTCTCTTCGTGTTGACGGACATCGCGCTGTGATTCacgactataataattacaggGCGATGGCTAAGACGATACCGTGTATAAAAAGCGCACAGCGGAGGCGAGATTATCGCAAAACCAATGAGAATATCAACGTTTCGATTTTTAACCAGGCGGTTTAACCGTCAACCACGAGGACTATGCGACAGCGATGAGTTTTATCGAGCACTACCGTCCGCTACACTAGTACAGTGATGCTCGTCAGCCAGACGCTACTACAGCGCACAAGACTGAGAGCGGCGAACGTCGGCTATGGGCGTCGGCTATGGGCGTCGGCTTTGTTCGGGCTATGCGCCCCGCACCGATGCCGACCTGTGCGCAACACTGTGGCGTCCCCTATACGACCTCGCCATCGTCGTTATAGAACGAAAAATTGACGTTTTGTGGAGAAACTAACTTAAAAGATATTTCTGAGTTTTGGCCTccttaataaatttataattttttttaaaaaattatagtcaTAATACTGTAACGATTGTCGTTATTGACATcatacattactccctacgttgaacGCGGCTAATATGCGTCGTATCAATGACCGACCGGGAATCCTGGTAGTCTAAAGTTTTATAGTTGAGAGTCAATTACTGATAGTGGTAGTCAATGGGTGACAGAGACCTGAAGAGGAACCGCGGACGACCGGCTCAACCGACGTTGGATATTAGCACCCATAACACACCACAATCCGATCAGTAActctagtttatattataagtttgtaatcatatgttgtaatattaataataacagatacatacagggtgatccatttaacgtaagatACTATTTCGTTTAACCATCTACTTATCGAATAATAAGTGTcatacgttaaatggatcaacCTGTATAGTGTTGAGTACGTTGATTACTTTGCTTCTCCTAATCCGCGGTCGACTACCCCAGACTTCGTAAATATAAACAGAACCACAACCAAGCAGCATACGAAGCGACAGGTGGTGAGGAGACATTACAATACacctttatttaaattttatatataaaattatattaaatattgaaatattatttttaaatttataagtacaataaactaatcaaatttttattgtttattttaatatacatattttatttatcatattgtttattttatttatggtggGGCGATAACAAacaaaaggggggggggggtaataattacattattacgaGAATACATACAAAtgtaaatacgtaatattttcaaataaagatTAGGGAtttaccattattttaaaaattctatattaaaataatgtccgTAGTCCGTTATTCGGAGAGTACGCAAGAACCTCTGTCAGACCGGTGTCCCGTCAAATTATCGTGGCAATATTGTCGAGGTAATAATATCGCGGAAATAACGTCGGGGTTCATTTCATAGCACATCACTAATCTCGCGCGTCATTATTATCGCAagataacaataatttgtttgtttcgTGTACGAACGATCGTACACGACAGTATTCGTTTGGTAATAGAAAACAGCACACAGCCTGCTTTATGGAGCATATTACCAACCAAAAAGGTggaataatactaaaatataattatttcttataccaAAAAGAACGTGAAACAATAGATAAAATCATTTGGAGGtgtttttatagtattaaatatccacactgacaataTTGACAAACcatcaccgctcagaatcgtttttcgtatacaatgatattattatattatcattaaattaaaatttaataccatccattatacagtgacatTCTTGTATCCTATTGTACAACAGAGCAACATCCACATACCCACCTTTTTTccttttttccttattttttttgtttttaccacgtttttgaaaattcttggaatttttaatatttatcaaaccaGCTTTTATAGAAATTACTCTTCTATAGGTACAACAGCACAGCGAGTTTCTtcatatatgatatttttatataatgttatgcatTTTAAAACGTACCGTGACCCAGTGGTccgtaacaataatatgtaaaatattgttttaggaatttaggaaatattttagaaaaacgacaaaatgtatctaatattcCCGGCTTATTGCTATAATTAATACGCTTTTCATCCAATAATCTAACTATTTTTCCAAAAGTCATTAGCATCACTCTAAAAAGATATTATGCTTTAATGACATTTCAGTAAAACGATAGTTAAATAgcgattaatataatttgattgaaCCGTATGACAATCacatattgtaacattatatcgtTTTGTATTTTCGTTAATCAGCCACAAAGTACATGGAATAAAGAAAGGATCCATTAGAGTCTAATAGTCTCTAACGATGAGACAATATTACTTTAATCGAAAAACATTATGTACTCTTCACAATGGAAATTACTAACTAGATTAACAAATAATCAGCAAAAAaatgctgaagtagaaaatcggATACCAACATTGTttttctccgctcagaatcttaaaaaataacttaaataagaaattaatctAGAAGCTATTAATGAATATGTGTTATTAACTTCATGCGTTTTAATAAATGTActgttattgtatatataaatgttaagtaaataaaaaagataatttaatttaacgtaGTTTTTTAtatgtcttataaaatattgggtGGGTAGAATAAAATCTTTGCTCCTTGTGTGAAAatagttcgccacgccactgtgTCACACTAATAAGTCTAGTCTATGCCGAATTTTGTAGTTCAATATActctaaatttattatttgtattaatacaatGACAACGGCAACAAACCTTGTATGGTATCTATAATCCAGTCCCGGTCATATCTACCTAACGATATAATTCCCATACATTAGCGAAAACCAAATCAGTAATCTATATATTAACGAACATATTAAGGAATTTTATAGAATAgctagttatttaataaaataacgtattacatacattactgttaacatatataaatcgtatattataggtacatttatacctGCAACCGGCAAATATACATGCAAACAATAGCCGCCGAtggtataaacaaattaattggtGATCGAGTGGCCATACATGAATGCCctacctgaaaaataaaatttggcaCGGAATCGCCctcctaataaaaaatatctagcGTCACCACTGATTATGATGAACCTTGCATACAAttagtaatattgtttaatcaacataaaataaaattgtcgaaAACAACcgaaaatttgtatatttaatttaataatattttttttttaagtgattCATCTTACGGAAGGTACAACGTTGATAACTTTGTAACGAAATTATGCTCACAACACGTAAATTTTTATGAcatcgaaaaataaataaaatataattcattcaaATGTGATAACTTATTATGAATACTTGCCATGCCTCGTTctgaatttttttatctatgtaATCCGACGAGTTTACGTCATATAATGACGAATGACTGAATGAGTACGTACttgttctattaaatatttttcgttcattgtattttgtttattaaaataaaataaaataagtaagtattacaatatatacctataactgatatcttataaaaaattaaactcaaACTGAGAGGACCAAGATAACGTACAGTTTAAGgatgtatataggtaaaatactaaaattatttggttttactCCAacaattgtgaaaattataatatgattagtaataattaatatgaaattaagaaatatactcatgtcaggcaatacttaacataatattttgaacaaagtTATTGGGTTCTAAAATAAttgattcaaaaatgtattgatatttaaaaaaattctacaaactaactacttgacttagattaATGTTTTTACTACCAAATTGACCATATAATCAGATTAACAAATtcgctattttgaattttttattttcagtattaaatattaaaataattgtttatattataacattataatattattattatttatattatgtgtgactTTAATgactaaaagttataaattaagaaGCACTTGGGAACAACCACTTGTCcacattttttcaatattaaaaagcATTGTTATGCCGTAATTCATAAGTTATCAcggttttcatattaatataaacatataaaaatatataactatcgttagtaaaattattattgaaacatgCATGCTAAATTGGTCATGAGATACTAAAGTGTATGCTATTTtactcatttaataatattacgtaacaCACAAGCTACAATCAGTATCTATATTTTCCAGCGTAACACACTTTCCATAAATCAAACTCTTGATCATCTCTAAGGcggtcataatatatacaacctTTTCTCAGTAAGTAGCATAAatagtatttgaaattatagtaaaaacaattacataaaattGATTGATTTGATGAACAATATTTTCCGTCGACTTTAACGATCGACTTATTTTGAACACTTTTTCCAACTCATTGTCtaaggaaattaaaaatgaccAAAGATAGTATATCCGAACGCCGTGTATACCCGAACAGATAGTTTTACATTGTGAAATGTATTAATAGCTAAAATTATTTAGCtggttatgttttaaatttgtatatgatattattttataaaaaatatattaaatgtataggttTTATCAGGGACGCAGTAAGCAGACCATTACAATACTTATACTATGGATAGTCGCCATTATAAATGTGTTAATGTGAAAATAATCATTTCGATAATTACGAAAGTGTTTTGTGTGGATACCACTACACATTCGTTATAAGCCTACGTATCATTCAGTGTCGATTACAAATCACACTGTTGTTCACCAAAGGTATGTTTCAGTACACGAGCATCTTATCCAGTATATGAGTCACCAATCCTGCCAAGAAatgtgtgtgtaatgtgtacaatgagtaaataaaaatctgataatattgtattattgttaacattttgtcTAAATAGCAAATATATCTCTAATGTATTATCAGTTTttggtaaattacttttaaaaagggTTGAAAATACGTGAATCGTTACTTCAAATATTGATGGCTGGACAgccacattttatttacatcgtaaaataaatgtgtattatgaGCACGAGCATGGTATTGAGGACCCGAAACTTTAATGTTGCCAGaccacattattttaaaaacttcggCACCATAATACATTTCACTTGTTTTtgcattggaaaaaaattaagaaagcatttatttacattattttttaacataatatttaaaatttatgccATCCTTGTCGCCATTTAGTTATGAATTACTGACAACatgaataataagtaataatacatagtctTTTATAGTTATCTAttgttaactatattataaatcgtaAAATTTGGCGTACAAACACGTTGGACGTAAACCGGCACCCGTGGCCGATGTCAACCAATATCCGACCGCCGTGTGTACCCGAAcagatattt
This genomic window from Metopolophium dirhodum isolate CAU chromosome 1, ASM1992520v1, whole genome shotgun sequence contains:
- the LOC132953593 gene encoding LOW QUALITY PROTEIN: histone acetyltransferase KAT8-like (The sequence of the model RefSeq protein was modified relative to this genomic sequence to represent the inferred CDS: inserted 1 base in 1 codon), whose amino-acid sequence is MGLGRVNRPPSRPVTPRPVTPRPIAPALYDSMQDGQRPWWMLNWFSPQSMPVSPSPQRHPFRYSDMTQDSGFFPEQQSQTTLSQVRRPATPSPPTTPGSTDYRLHHNKTSYVVVNHSAMSVNTKRQQQRNAKGPNDPKTANSSSKRKKPEDSSEAGPLDVGEHCMVRRHDDSLHSAEVLHTRFNDTEKRFEYYVHYEGCDRRLDQWVPRDRIRNSRSDISEKNWKQNDVNKNVDVLNQSDRKMTRNQKRRRDEINQVPMSYEEMDPTTSALEKEHEAITKIKYINKVQLGIFEIDTWYFSPFPDEYQKESKIWICKYCLKYCKLEKSFRYHMTQCKWKNPPGVEVYHKESLSIWEVNSSQHKLYCQNLCLLAKLFLDHKTIYFDVEPFLFYILWKVDKDGEHFIGYFSKEKESQECYNVACILTMPPFQKKGYGKLLIAFSYELSKLEGLVASPEKPLSDLGKLSYRSYWSWILLEILKNARGSLSIKNLSEMTSITQTDIISTLGSMNLVKYWKDQNVICVTPKILEQLVSSEHYKRPRFILEGSDIKWMPKKXQPLPGSFRRHSRSLAR